The following proteins are co-located in the Pyxicephalus adspersus chromosome Z, UCB_Pads_2.0, whole genome shotgun sequence genome:
- the ANAPC2 gene encoding anaphase-promoting complex subunit 2 produces METGSPAFQRHQPRTIVTRCCATDPPGRSARKRMDLCSPEKLSAAWNTLSLGLVPASALGLAAPRSGPDESIRESDLKVALDVLRTCGLHSMLEEWFSEVLQMDLQRNIAPEFWNGINQQENTVEERECVLLLLDAFRLLFSRLEPYLKSVNILGRWADTGSLYSSNSQILHDKVFTMFKAILFFSTSKPFPDMVQLFYERTFKIYMNQKKRGGDSVSDCDSSMNEQESDSEDPTVDNCECAGCDSPRDQCWCTTAMEQFQQLNSIFHRLNLLDRLCSDAVTTILHKMIEQRMEKRCRGDYERSFLKEFLEWLEKVIGWLSTVLLQDETSPTSKLNVFLILKRWRCYVQRFFYRLYASMRIDELFCIIRDFPDSKPAIMDLQYCLERTNQRQELLSSLKKALETRLLHPGVSTSDIITLYISAIKALRELDPSMVILEVACEPIRKYLRTREDTVRQIVAGLTGDAEGDLANELSKADPVVLENGQESDDDISDPEDWVPDPVDADSGKSGSKRRSSDIISLLVSIYGSKELFINEYRTLLADRLLHQFSYSSEREIRNVELLKLRFGEAQMHYCEVMLKDMADSRRINTNIRDEEEKLPEEERPPFNLEAVILSSEFWPALKEEKLELPEQIKETMETFTRRYEKLKAMRTLNWKHHLGLVSLDVELADRTLTFSVSPVHAAIILNFQKKSTWTLEELSEVLKVPVSTLRRRMTYWLQQGILREDPPGTFTVIEEEQKDQAEKVVLIDSDEEGDSAMASQADQKEEELQLFWTYIQAMLTNLESLPLERIHSMLKMFVMTGPVVTEIDIQELQGFLQKKVSDQQLVYSGGVYRLPKNSS; encoded by the exons ATGGAGACAGGAAGCCCAGCGTTCCAGCGTCATCAGCCGCGGACTATAGTGACGCGTTGCTGTGCGACAGACCCGCCTGGTAGAAGCGCCAGAAAAAGGATGGATCTTTGTAGTCCGGAGAAGCTCTCCGCTGCCTGGAACACCCTGAGCCTTGGCCTGGTGCCCGCCTCCGCCCTTGGGCTG GCTGCCCCTAGATCTGGTCCTGATGAGTCGATAAGGGAAAGCGACCTTAAAGTAGCCTTAGATGTTCTTCGTACCTGTGGCTTGCATTCTATGTTGGAAGAATGGTTCAGTGAAGTATTGCAAATGGATCTGCAAAGGAACATTGCTCCTGAGTTTTGGAATGGCATTAATCAGCAAGAGAACACTGTTGAAGAGAGAGAATGTGTACTGCTTTTACTGGATGCTTTCCGTCTTCTTTTTTCCCGTTTGGAACCCTATTTAAAAAGTGTCAACATTCTGGGTAGGTGGGCAGACACTGGCTCCTTGTACAGCTCAAATTCACAGATATTACATGATAAAGTGTTCACTATGTTTAAAGCTATCCTCTTCTTTTCCACCTCCAAGCCTTTTCCAGACATGGTCCAACTGTTCTATGAACGGACTTTTAAGATTTACATGAACCAGAAGAAAAGGGGGGGTGATAGTGTTAGTGACTGTGACAGTAGCATGAATGAGCAGGAGAGTGACTCTGAGGACCCCACGGTAGATAACTGTGAATGCGCTGGATGTGACAGCCCTAGGGACCAGTGCTGGTGCACTACAGCCATGGAGCAGTTCCAGCAGCTCAACAGCATCTT CCACAGGTTGAATCTGCTTGACCGACTGTGTTCAGATGCTGTCACCACAATTCTGCATAAGATGATTGAGCAACGAATGGAGAAAAGGTGCCGGGGAGACTACGAGAGATCATTTCTTAAAGAATTCCTGGAG TGGTTAGAGAAAGTGATTGGCTGGCTCAGTACAGTTTTGCTTCAAGATGAGACCTCTCCGACCTCCAAACTAAATGTTTTCCTCATCCTAAAGCGGTGGCGTTGTTATGTTCAGAGATTCTTCTACCGCCTATATGCTAGCATGCGTATCGATGAACTCTTCTGTATTATCCGTG ATTTTCCTGACTCGAAGCCAGCCATCATGGATTTACAGTACTGTCTGGAACGGACCAATCAAAGGCAGGAATTGCTATCTAGTCTGAAAAAGGCTCTGGAAACCAGGTTGCTGCATCCAG GTGTGAGTACCTCTGATATAATCACCCTATATATTTCGGCCATTAAAGCTCTACGAGAGCTGGACCCCTCTATGGTGATTCTGGAGGTGGCATGTGAGCCAATAAGAAAATACCTGAG AACACGGGAGGACACTGTGCGACAGATTGTTGCTGGTTTAACTGGAGATGCTGAGGGGGATTTGGCTAATGAGCTATCAAAGGCTGATCCTGTGGTTTTAGAGAATGGTCAAGAGAGTGATGACGATATATCAGACCCAGAAGATTGGGTGCCGGACCCTGTGGATGCTGATTCTG GTAAAAGTGGCTCCAAGCGTCGTTCCTCAGACATCATTAGTCTTCTGGTCAGTATTTACGGCAGCAAAGAGCtgtttattaatgaatacagaaccCTTCTCGCTGACAGATTGCTTCACCAATTCAGCTACAGTTCTGAGAG ggAAATTCGTAATGTGGAATTGCTGAAGCTACGTTTTGGAGAGGCTCAAATGCATTACTGTGAAGTAATGCTGAAG GATATGGCAGATTCTCGTCGGATCAATACAAACATACGTGATGAAGAGGAAAAGCTCCCAGAGGAAGAAAGGCCTCCATTTAACCTTGAGGCAGTCATCCTTTCAAGTGAGTTTTGGCCagcattaaaagaggaaaagcTGGAGCTCCCAGAGCAGATTAAAGAAACCATGGAGACGTTCACTAGAAGATATGAGAAACTCAAG GCAATGAGGACACTAAATTGGAAGCACCATCTTGGTTTGGTGAGCCTTGATGTAGAGTTGGCTGACCGCACCCTCACTTTTTCAGTTTCACCTGTCCATGCTGCCATCATACTAAACTTCCAGAAAAAAA GTACATGGACCTTAGAAGAACTCAGTGAGGTTTTAAAGGTTCCTGTTTCTACTCTGCGGAGGAGAATGACTTACTGGCTCCAGCAAGGTATCCTTCGTGAAGACCCGCCAGGAACTTTTACAGTTATTGAGGAAGAGCAGAAAGACCAGGCAGAGAAAGTTGTCTTAATAGATAGTGATGAAGAGGGGGACTCTGCAATGGCTTCACAAGCTGATCAGAAGGAGGAGGAACTGCAG ctCTTCTGGACTTACATACAGGCTATGCTTACCAACTTGGAGAGTCTTCCACTGGAGCGGATCCACAGTATGCTGAAGATGTTCGTCATGACTGGTCCCGTGGTGACCGAAATAGACATTCAGGAGCTCCAGGGCTTTCTGCAGAAGAAAGTCAGTGACCAGCAGCTTGTGTACTCTGGAGGGGTCTACAGGTTACCCAAGAACTCAAGCTAA
- the SSNA1 gene encoding microtubule nucleation factor SSNA1: MSQQGAALQTYNNELVKCIEDLCGKRDELNRQIQLEEEEKNKLQNDIRILTEKLSRVNESLAKKMASRKEFDKTISETQAAYMKILESSQILLNVLKREAGNLGKATEVQRSSNA, encoded by the exons ATGAGCCAGCAAGGGGCGGCACTACAGACCTATAACAACGAGCTGGTAAAAT GTATAGAAGATCTATGCGGCAAAAGAGATGAGCTAAACCGTCAGATCCAgctggaggaagaggagaagaataAGCTTCAAAATGACATCCGCATCCTCACAGAGAAACTATCAAGAGTAAACGAGAGCCTGGCAAAAAAAATGGCATCTAGGAAAGAGTTTGACAAAACTATTTCTGAGACACAGGCTGCATATATGAAG ATCCTGGAAAGCTCACAGATATTACTGAATGTGCTGAAGAGAGAGGCCGGTAATCTGGGCAAGGCAACAGAAGTGCAGAGAAGCTCAAACGCATAA